The genomic segment AAAGAACGGCAGTCAGATTCATCTGACCCCCAAAGAAACCAAGTTAATGGCTCTGCTGATGCAAAATGTTGGCAAAGTGGTTAGCCGGAGCGAACTGATGCAAGAGGTCTGGAATACCGAATATCTGGGCGACACGCGCACTTTGGACGTGCATATCTGCTGGCTCCGTCAAAAAATCGAAGAGAATCCGCGCATTCCCGAACGTATTCTTAC from the Anaerolineae bacterium genome contains:
- a CDS encoding winged helix-turn-helix domain-containing protein, translated to MPRQKSIPRTVEVGGMSLDLENACLKKNGSQIHLTPKETKLMALLMQNVGKVVSRSELMQEVWNTEYLGDTRTLDVHICWLRQKIEENPRIPERILTRRGQGYELRLS